The following proteins are co-located in the Poecile atricapillus isolate bPoeAtr1 chromosome 2, bPoeAtr1.hap1, whole genome shotgun sequence genome:
- the PARP10 gene encoding protein mono-ADP-ribosyltransferase PARP10, which yields MAGGVLEVQGVPPDAPEELLVLYFESRRRSGGGPVQSCQRLGPLLFLTFEDPQDAQNVLAHGSHRLGGAELGVRAAPPWDPHHLLLHCPDPRTPPQHLGTLLGVPPGTVTLCQGSVPGWHPLRLRDPLTPPELASAEQRARQRGLALLRAPRSPSVLVRAAGPALGRDLLELYFENRRSGGGRVRHVRLLPGGHGAIVTFQEPAAAERVLRRQHRLQDTVLELTPHYRFMELLEGSTDPTLDTALDRALAPDSELVTDPLPDRDRPPDMAPSLVRDPMVAHVNPSPDTAVSSDRDPVVAHVNPPLDTAVSLNRDPTVSDRDPTVSHVSPPPDTAVSSVRDPTVSHLSPSPDTAPSSVRDPTVSDRDPTVSHVSPSPDTAVSSIRDPTVTHLSPSPDTAVSSIRDPTVTHLSPSPDTAAAVPALPAAPTSHPAPGRPPAACPGRDRDTEGFRAVPGQAQRPGLFPEPEPVPAGLQQDEALVPAEPGALRFLQQQYRDVLGSVPGVTLLPLDGGDISGLRVSGEPARCRAVAEFLQSLLDSVASHPTTLRFPGIARFLREPAGQSLLRQLESRFGCIIQLHGEPWSPPDPQLELEELLPPGSHRELCSPSWHRDLPEDSHAAYEDTGDGGDSGFRSSAEEIKEVLAALHLHGPAGRGSPGPWPEPVASGEWDLEAEFPCAAGGDGARELLSGTGVEEEVQMALAIQYSMDRTWCEEQELARATALSLRSYSREREQQRAEEDAGLLAALEASLEEALLAADEVRVSVFCSSERDASAVPRELERALAARLRAREVASERLRALPATGRCALALLRRRHAVQLALHGGTATLRGFADFVEPAARELAWLLRQMPPPRHGATATATTAHWVRWDTSGTAVPYGPEAAAQLERAWLRQERRLDLVLDGRPFTVDLERMEEFDIGSARAVPVCRSQPPLDSTCCLLGPELAGLEEEVRLMPLAEDSEEFAEAAQHFCGTLEELQGQISIVQVQKLIHPVLYKQYQLKKGSVERGCAAGTAVERVLFHGTTKASSREICLHGFNRSFCGKNATLYGLGVYFAARAAVSARDRYSPPSASGAKFIFMAKVLTGEFAAGRAGLRAPPLREGCGVPRRYHSVVDDPRQPDIFVIFNDTQAYPQYLITCRSRHGGPL from the exons ATGGCGGGGGGGGTGCTGGAGGTGCAGGGGGTCCCCCCCGACGCCCccgaggagctgctggtgctgtacTTCGAGAGCCGGCGGCGCTCGGGCGGGGGGCCCGTGCAGAGCTGCCAGCGCCTTGggcccctcctcttcctcaccttcGAGGACCCCCAGG ATGCTCAGAACGTGTTGGCCCACGGCAGCCACAGGCTGGGGGGGGCCGAGCTGGGGGTGCGTGCAGcccccccctgggacccccaccaCCTTCTGCTGCACTGCCCGGACCCCAGGACGCCCCCCCAGCACCTGGGGACCCTCCTGGGGGTCCCCCCCGGCACtgtcaccctgtgccagggctccgTGCCCGGCTGGCACCCGCTGCGCCTGCGGgaccccctcacccccccag AGCTGGCCTCGGCGGAGCAGCGGGCACGGCAGCGGGGGCTGGCGCTGCTGCGGGCGCCGCGGAGCCCCTCGGTGCTGgtgcgggcggcggggccggcgctcGGCCGGGACCTGCTGGAGCTCTACTTCGAGAACCGGcgcagcggcggcggccgcgTGAGGCACGTGCGGCTGCTGCCGGGCGGCCACGGGGCCATCGTCACCTTCCAGGAGCCGGCAG CCGCCGAGCGGGTGCTGCGGAGGCAACACCGGCTGCAGGACACGGTGCTGGAGCTCACCCCTCACTACCGCttcatggagctgctggaggggagcACGGACCCGACCCTGGACACTGCTCTGGACAGGGCCCTTGCTCCGGACTCAGAGCTGGTCACAGACCCCTTGCCGGACAGAGATCGGCCGCCGGACATGGCCCCGTCCTTGGTCAGAGACCCCATGGTGGCACACGTGAACCCCTCACCGGACACAGCCGTGTCCTCGGACAGAGACCCCGTGGTGGCACATGTGAACCCCCCGCTGGACACGGCTGTGTCCTTGAACAGAGACCCCACGGTGTCGGACAGAGACCCCACGGTGTCACACGTGAGCCCCCCGCCGGACACGGCTGTGTCCTCGGTCAGAGACCCCACGGTGTCACACCTGAGCCCCTCACCGGACACGGCCCCGTCCTCGGTCAGAGACCCCACGGTGTCGGACAGAGACCCCACGGTGTCACACGTGAGCCCCTCACCGGACACAGCCGTGTCCTCCATCAGAGACCCCACGGTGACACACCTGAGCCCCTCACCGGACACAGCCGTGTCCTCCATCAGAGACCCCACGGTGACACACCTGAGCCCCTCACCGGACACGGCCGCCGCAGTCCCGGCACTGCCGGCAGCACCGACATCGCACCCGGCACCAGGACGGCCGCCAGCCGCCTGCCCCGGCCGGGACCGGGACACGGAGGGGTTCAGGGCCGTGCCGGGCCAGGCCCAGCGCCCGGGGCTGTTCCCAGAACCAGAACCGGTACCGgcggggctgcagcaggacgAGGCGCTGGTGCCGGCGGAACCGGGAGCGCTGCggttcctgcagcagcagtacCGGGACGTGCTCGGCAGCGTCCCCGGAGTGACCCTGCTGCCGCTGGACGGGGGGGACATCTCCGGGCTCCGG GTGAGCGGGGAGCCGGCCCGGTGCCGGGCGGTGGCGGAATTCCTGCAGAGCCTGCTGGACTCGGTGGCCTCGCACCCCACAACGCTGCGCTTCCCGGGCATCGCCCGCTTCCTGCGGGAGCCGGCCGGGCAGAGCCTGCTGCGGCAGCTGGAGAGCCGCTTCGGCTGCATCATCCAGCTGCACGGCGAGCCCTGGAGCCCTCCGGATCCGCAG ctggagctggaggagctgctgcccccgGGCAGCCACCGGGAGCTCTGCTCGCCCTCCTGGCACCGGGACCTGCCCGAGGACAGCCACGCCGCTTATGAGGACACCGGGGACGGCGGCGACAGCGGCTTTCGCTCCAGCGCAG AGGAGATCAAGGAGGTGCTGGCAGCGCTGCACCTGCACGGCCCCGCCGGGCGTGGGAGCCCCGGCCCGTGGCCCGAGCCCGTCGCCAGCGGCGAGTGGGACCTGGAGGCCGAGTTCCCCTGCGCGGCCGGCGGGGACGGTGCCCGGGAGCTGCTGTCGGGCACGGGCGTGGAGGAGGAGGTGCAGATGGCTCTGGCCATCCAGTACTCCATGGACCGCACGTGGTgcgaggagcaggagctggcccGCGCCACCGCCCTGTCCCTGCGCTCCTACAGCCGGGAGCGGGAGCAGCAGCGGGCGGAGGAGGATGCCGGGCTGCTGGCCGCGCTGGAAGCCTCGCTGGAGGAGGCGCTGCTGGCGGCAGACGAGGTGCGGGTGTCGGTGTTCTGCTCCTCGGAGCGGGACGCGTCGGCGGTGCCGCGGGAGCTGGAGCGGGCGCTGGCGGCGCGGCTGCGGGCGCGGGAGGTGGCGAGCGAGCGGCTGCGGGCGTTGCCAGCCACCGGCCGCTGCGCGCTGGCCCTGCTGCGCCGCCGCCACGCCGTGCAGCTCGCCCTGCACGGTGGCACCGCCACGCTGCGAGGCTTCGCCGACTTCGTGGAGCCTGCCGCACGGGAGCTGGCGTGGCTGCTCCGGCAGATGCCACCGCCGCGGCACGGTGCCACCGCCACCGCCACCACCGCGCACTGGGTGCGCTGGGACACGTCCGGCACCGCTGTCCCCTACGGCCCCGAGGCCGCGGCGCAGCTGGAGCGGGCCTGGCTGCGCCAGGAGCGCCGGCTGGATCTGGTGCTGGACGGGAGGCCCTTCACCGTGGATTTGGAGCGCATGGAGGAGTTCGACATCGGCAGCGCCCGCGCCGTGCCCGTGTGCCGCAGCCAGCCCCCGCTGGACAGCACCTGCTGCCTGCTCG GGCCGGAGCTGGCcgggctggaggaggaggtgcGGCTGATGCCGCTGGCCGAGGACTCGGAGGAGTTCGCCGAGGCGGCGCAGCATTTCTGCGGGacgctggaggagctgcagggtcAGATCAGCATCGTGCAG GTGCAGAAGCTGATCCACCCGGTGCTGTACAAGCAGTACCAGCTGAAGAAGGGCAGCGTCGAGCGGGGCTGCGCCGCCGGCACCGCCGTGGAGCGCGTCCTGTTCCACGGCACCACCAAGGCCTCCAGCCGCGAGATCTGCCTGCACGGCTTCAACCGCAGCTTCTGCGGCAAGAACG CCACGCTCTACGGTCTCGGCGTGTACTTCGCGGCGCGCGCGGCCGTCTCGGCGCGGGACCGTTACTCGCCGCCCAGCGCCAGCGGCGCCAAGTTCATCTTCATGGCCAAGGTGCTGACCGGGGAGTTCGCGGCCGGGCGAGCGGGGCTGCGGGCGCCGCCGCTGCGGGAGGGCTGCGGGGTCCCCCGGCGCTACCACAGCGTGGTGGATGACCCCCGGCAGCCCGACATCTTCGTCATCTTCAACGACACCCAGGCCTACCCCCAGTACCTCATCACCTGCCGCAGCCGCCACGGGGGTCCCCTCTGA
- the LOC131576057 gene encoding basic proline-rich protein-like isoform X1 yields MAGAGWRRCRDDDGREQDHGDTGMAEVPGWRRCRDDGGGMAEVWDGERRITELPGSQSHPRRYRRHPSRSPGSAPGAEVLHPRQPLSGPEPPERSRPPGLRSGCSSRLRRHRRALPPASSRCRAGRGRGGPVGIASLATPPCTARHGPRFPGAVPRGSATSGRPVVLPCAAGAAVPVPGVPGAVSLPQESGSAVPGVPEARGRAVTIPGVPGAPVPGVPEARGRAVTIPGVPGAPVPGVPEARGRAVTIPGVPSGGP; encoded by the exons ATGGCGGGGGCGGGATGGCGGAGGTGCCGGGATGATGATGGGAGAGAGCAGGATCACGGAG ATACCGGGATGGCGGAGGTGCCGGGATGGCGGAGGTGCCGGGATGACGGAGGTGGGATGGCGGAGGTGTGGGATGGAGAGCGCAGGATCACGGAGCTACCGGGATCGCAGAGTCACCCCCGCCGCTACCGGCGCCATCCATCCCGCTCCCCCGGGAGCGCTCCCGGAGCCGAGGTGCTGCATCCCCGGCAGCCGCTCTCAGGCCCGGAGCCTCCCGAGCGCTCTCGTCCCCCAGGGCTTCGCTCTGGCTGCTCCTCCCGGCTGCGGCGGCACCGGCGGGCGCTCCCACCGGCGAGTTCCCGGTGCCGGGCCGGCCGTGGCCGCGGGGGCCCCGTGGGGATCGCGTCCCTGGCGACACCGCCCTGCACGGCTCGGCACGGACCCCGCTTCCCCGGGGCTGTCCCGAGGGGTTCCGCCACCTCCGGGCGCCCTGTGGTTCTGCCGTGCGCTGCCGGTGCTGCGGTCCCGGTGCCCGGTGTCCCCGGCGCCGTCTCTCTGCCGCAGGAGTCGGGGTCGGCGGTGCCGGGGGTCCCTGAAGCCAGAGGGAGGGCAGTGACGATACCGGGGGTCCCTGGTGCTCCGGTACCGGGGGTCCCTGAAGCGAGAGGGAGGGCAGTGACGATACCGGGGGTCCCTGGTGCTCCGGTACCGGGGGTCCCTGAAGCGAGAGGGAGGGCAGTGACGATACCAGGGGTCCCTAGCGGGGGTCCCTGA
- the LOC131576057 gene encoding basic proline-rich protein-like isoform X2, with translation MAEVPGWRRCRDDGGGMAEVWDGERRITELPGSQSHPRRYRRHPSRSPGSAPGAEVLHPRQPLSGPEPPERSRPPGLRSGCSSRLRRHRRALPPASSRCRAGRGRGGPVGIASLATPPCTARHGPRFPGAVPRGSATSGRPVVLPCAAGAAVPVPGVPGAVSLPQESGSAVPGVPEARGRAVTIPGVPGAPVPGVPEARGRAVTIPGVPGAPVPGVPEARGRAVTIPGVPSGGP, from the exons ATGGCGGAG GTGCCGGGATGGCGGAGGTGCCGGGATGACGGAGGTGGGATGGCGGAGGTGTGGGATGGAGAGCGCAGGATCACGGAGCTACCGGGATCGCAGAGTCACCCCCGCCGCTACCGGCGCCATCCATCCCGCTCCCCCGGGAGCGCTCCCGGAGCCGAGGTGCTGCATCCCCGGCAGCCGCTCTCAGGCCCGGAGCCTCCCGAGCGCTCTCGTCCCCCAGGGCTTCGCTCTGGCTGCTCCTCCCGGCTGCGGCGGCACCGGCGGGCGCTCCCACCGGCGAGTTCCCGGTGCCGGGCCGGCCGTGGCCGCGGGGGCCCCGTGGGGATCGCGTCCCTGGCGACACCGCCCTGCACGGCTCGGCACGGACCCCGCTTCCCCGGGGCTGTCCCGAGGGGTTCCGCCACCTCCGGGCGCCCTGTGGTTCTGCCGTGCGCTGCCGGTGCTGCGGTCCCGGTGCCCGGTGTCCCCGGCGCCGTCTCTCTGCCGCAGGAGTCGGGGTCGGCGGTGCCGGGGGTCCCTGAAGCCAGAGGGAGGGCAGTGACGATACCGGGGGTCCCTGGTGCTCCGGTACCGGGGGTCCCTGAAGCGAGAGGGAGGGCAGTGACGATACCGGGGGTCCCTGGTGCTCCGGTACCGGGGGTCCCTGAAGCGAGAGGGAGGGCAGTGACGATACCAGGGGTCCCTAGCGGGGGTCCCTGA